The Prunus dulcis chromosome 3, ALMONDv2, whole genome shotgun sequence genome segment AATAactggggaaggtacttacaTAGTGTAATCATACAACTTCTCTCAACAACCCCTCATAATCAAGTTCTTCCACAACACACTacaacaacccaagtatctCGCCTatagagatatatatatatatatacttccccaaaatccttaTAAACACACTCTCGATACCCAAAATGCCAAACTCACAATATATTGCCAAAGCGCtatacaaacatcaaattcaactcatgaatataatatattcaataagccattaaaacattatgcaaaatctttcatcaataaaaccatgcatatgattgaaaacaaagtccactcacaaatattcccacgctgcttgaccacgtgagggtcctgcctgctgagtacgtgcagtcgaaacacctatttcgagatacgaacctttaattaatataaaattacgtcGAAgcggaaatcacaaattaaatacttaaatccccaaattcccaaTACGTGCACGTTGAAGAAGGTATCCTAAGGTCCGattacaggtttaggaatcGTTCACGATTGTACGGTTATCGCTAACCCGCAAACTTtgcattattgaatcggaacatccggggctccgattcataatccgtgaagtcccatacggtcctaggaatacctagaacaacatattttaattcggACAAGATCTAACGAtcagaacctatcgaacccggataacgcacaatatgcgaaaatccgttcgatagtcaaacgacgtccgaattgagatccgcgaattcctatgcactcgtgacaacctaaggatctcatcgggtcAAATTTCAGCTTCACCagcctcacccacgcgccgacagcgcgtgggtgtgtagagtaaatTCTGGTGatggaaaaactccacacccgagctcacccttcctatCCTAGCTTCTACTCAAGGTCAGGATCACTTTATTCAACTACGGGGAGGTCCAAATCAGACAGcaactggccggaatttcactttgaaatccggccaaaacctaggttttcaAAATCAGTTTCTACCCAGCAAATCGATCCAAACCTATACAACAGTCAGCTAGAACTCGGAAAATggatgagaaaccatacctcacccGTCGGAATTAGTGGTCGGTGGAGAGAGATTGACTGACTGAAAATTCAGACGAAAACATGCATGAAATTCGTATTTTCAGGTGACTTGGCGGCTGCTGACGGCTGGAGGTGGACTGGGGAACGTCGGCGAGGTCTGGTAGGACGTTTTGGGTCCAGTCTCGAGGCTGGCCATGGCCTGTGACGGTGGCTGAGCAATTGCAGTCGGAGGAGGGGGGAAACgacgcgggagagagagagaattgggagaaaaagagagagagcgaggtaaaaatgaaaaataagatTTTTACTCTAAccatttttgaaataattacagTTTTGCCACTGATAATGTTTTGCtcgtaactttttcgttacaactccgattcaagcctaccgcgtgtctacgaattcgtctcattacaacctacccaaaaatacaagtcgtggtcccaaaatccttccggataagaaaatgaccgATTTACCCCTAtctcaagggtaaattcgtaattcattttaaatcaattaaaatagaCATTTAATTTGGAGTTGGGGTGTTACACAAGAAGATTTTTAATGTTGTAGTGAATATGCCTTTTAATCTCAGGAAAACCAATTTTAATGCGGTTGTTGAGTGGGTTAAAGCCGCTAATGGCTTTGGAGAGAAACCTGACaaatacatgttttttttaggCTTGGGAACCTCCTACAATTGGTCAACTTAAGCTGAATGTTGATAGTTCTAGAAGCTAGAAGAGTTGCCACTAATATTATTAGAGCAAGAGGTGTTATTCGGACTCCTCAAGTGACTGGATTGCCGGTTTTGCAGTGAATTTGGGACAAGGTCATATCTTGGAGGCTGAGGTTTAGGGTCTATATTTTAATCTAATGCTTGCTATTGAGAAAGGGAAAAGAATTGTGTTGCGGATTGTTTGGCAAATTGGAGTTATAATATGGACTTGGGAATTTACTCCTTTGATGAGGCTCCTGTCTGGGTTAGCTCTCTGTTGGTAGATGACTTGCTTGGCCTTGCTAGGCCTTGACTCATGCGCGGTGTTTAGTTATTTTTCTGGGGGTTTTCCCCGTATTTcactaaaatatatatatatatataacttttttcttatatcacataaaaacaaaagttacaAAAATTTGTTCTATTTATAGGTCAGTGTGTGTGCCAACTAAGAAGTATGAAGTCAGATTGCTCAATTTTGATCATTATGGTTATTACAAAACTTtgctaaattctttttttgtaaataaaaaaaaaaaggaagaagaagaaagaataaaTTCAAATACCATTGTGCATTTTTCACGGTAGAGCAAGGGCCTCCCTTTGGGGGTACAACTCCAGGAAAGAGACTACGGGGCCCATAAACCTAGAGATTGGGTTTACTACAAGCAGGAGCTCTTTGTCAGCCACATTTACTTGGAAGAAGTCAGGTGGGTCTGCTTCCAACTTTCTAAGGAGTCTTGGCCCAGTGGACCCCTTGTAGAGCGCCTTTTTTTgcttcattgtttttgtttcttctggaAAATGCTTTGGAGGTGTCGAAAAtttgcagctgcacctccccTCGTCGAAAAAAGCCTTGGAGATGTCTGCTCTCCAACCGTTTGACAAAAAGCCTCAGCAAACCTCTTCTTTTGCTGCGCTTGGACgaggcaaaaaaaaataaaaaaacaagtaaacCTAACATGTTGCAATAAAAGATCATCACCGCATATAATGTAATTCTGAAGTCTTTATAAAAACTAAATTGTATTAATTATATTGTATTGATAAAGCTTCCAAAGTAAGTTCGAAaatcaaaactaaaaacagaaatctatttgaaattgttttcacttttgttactcctccctcccatcctcccctctcatcctctcttTCAATCTCATCCTCATTCTCATTTCATCTATACTCTagtacaaaaatgaaaactaaaaactaaaactgaaaTGATTATCAAACGGGCCCTAAGGGTATTTAgttgtctatttttttttctttttttggcttttaaccttttaaatattgcctctcccttaaaaaaaattcatgaatcTACCACAGTACCCAAGTGGTTACATTGTCAAGAATGTGCTTGCCAAACGAGCTCCCTTATTCTTATCCACATTGCTCAATGCCTTAACAACTTGTCctaacttttgctttccaaCATAAGTGGCAATCAAGATACTCTCTACATCATTGCATCAAAGAAGTGACACCTTTACAAAATCCAATGGGAGATTTCCATCAcataaattggaaaaagaagttaaaagaacCTTTTTAGTACAAATAAAGTTAATCCCTAAGCAATTACATATAATCAGGTTAATCCCTCTTCATCCATAACTTATTTTTGTACAAATAAGTTAGGTTCAACTATACCCAACACCTTGCAAACCCTTTTAgcaatattattttattaacaCATGGATTAACAACCTTTGAcctaaaagagaaaattaaaagaggaGACAGATTCATGGGTGGGGCCTACATATCTTTGAGTGGTATGTGGGACCACAGTCATTCTAACCTCTCATGCAATGCAAGGAAGGGGATAATGTGCAGGAATATACATAGGCTATTCTCACTTATTAACATTCCCTAAAAATCTCTCTCAACTTCTGACAGTCTCTCGATGACTCATAAAAACCTCAAAGTCCCCTTCTTCCCCCGTCCTTGAATCGTGTAATGCGAGAATGTGTGAGCGCCTTAGTGACCTACACGTTCTCTCTCAgacgtctctctctctttctttacCATTTCTCTCCCACTTATATTTCGGATCACCACAGGACCTTTTCTCACTCAGTTTGACAAATCATTCTCAAATCCACCTCATCCCTCTCTCCCTTTTGAGAAATTCAACATTCAACAACAACCCACCACAGAAGGCTAGGAGACAAAAAATTCCAGTTTTTCCCTTTTGcctttttctctctgctctttTTTGCTTTCAAGGTCTTGTTTGTTTCTGCCTCTTATTTTCTTGTGTTATCTGAAACACGGACGATTATTGCCTTTCTTGGGTTTGTTTCATTCCACAAATTCTTTCACTTTCTAtcattttgtgtcaattatttcactgggtttcttttattCTCTCTCCAAATTCATAAAGGAAGACGCTTTCATTCTGTTTTGGCTATAATGGGTTTGTCCAGTTCTTGTGCAATTGGTCGTAGCTAGTTGGGTTTCTTTGTGACTGTGGATGAGTTGATGTTCTTTTGGCTGCTGGAGCTATCTCAAGTTCCAAGGACATGGGGGGAGGAAAGAAGAGTGATcaagaaacagagaaagaaaatcaagatGATACTGATAACGAGGCAGTAGAGGGAATTGGCAGACAGATGAGTGAGGCTTCTGTCTCTGCAGctgaggaggaggaagatgaagaaggaaGCAACAAGATTCAGTTGGGTCCTCAATGCACTCTTAAAGAACAGATTGAGAAGGATAAGGTGTGTTTCTGCGCAAACTCCGGGTGTAAAAGATTGtatctttttctcttatttaatttctttttggcggttgacttttttgttgttgccaCTCTGGTGGTTGACTTTTGTTGCATCAGGATGATGAGAGTTTGAGGAGGTGGAAGGAACAGCTTCTTGGGGCTGTGGATTTTGAGAGTGTTGGAGGTATCagatttcatttcatcatctCAGCTTTGCAATTTTACTGGAATTGCATTTCAGAATCTTTATTTATGTCAGCAGCTCTCTTTGACTTAAATCTTTCACTGTTGATGATTGCCAATGATCAAAGGGgttaaataattgaaaataattaaagtgtGCAACTTCCCTCTAACTCCATTCCCTCGCACTTTTATTTGATGCCCTGTCCTTTTCTTGCTTAATAATGATTCCTTTGACCCTTATCTTAAGAATCTTTGCATCTTAATATTTATCATTAGTTGAGTACAATTTTGCTTGTGTTATGCTTGTTTTCACGTGAGAATTGGcacatgttttatttatttcagcTTGGAGACGTTCTTTTTTTGGGCTATAAGCCTATATGTGCTTATCTCTTAGTTCTATGAATCTCTTTGATGTAGGGTCCAtaaatttgtattattttcCCTTTAATGAAAACTGCTATCGTGAACCATGACCATAACATGAATATCAGATCACATTACAATTCAAAGAATCCAACTTTCTCAAAAACCTGTCATTCGTATTGCTGTCTGTGAACACTTTAGAGATGATCTCTTCCACTTTCTCTTCTGCATAGGGCTTGCTTGCAGCATAAGACCTGTATCTATGACTTCATAGTAAAACAACCATACTTGTTCAACTTCGACAACTAGTGATTCTTTTCTATCTGTCATTTTACTACAACATTTTCAGAACTTGTTGCCTACAATCTTGTAGACTTGTGCAAtttagagatgaatttgtagattattggttttctttttatcttttttatcttCCCTCTCATTTTGCAACCAACCTCACGGGTATAGTTGGCCATTTTAATGAGGTTATTTTGATCAGAGAATCCTAGAAAAGCAGTATTCTTTACTAGTTTGATGGTAAGGGTGTATGTTTAGAAATAAGAATTTGGCTTTCTGCATTCCAACTCTCTGTTTCTAATGTTTTACACTCCATGGAGAGACtataaatttcttaaaagtaTGCCTTATccatctctttccttttttgttttaaatggtttctctttatttcttgCACATAGTAATTCTTGAGTTCCCTTCTTTTACAACAGAAACTCTTGAACCTGAAGTGAAGTTCATTCAACTGTCAATCCTCTCTCCTGATAGACCTGACATTGTTCTTGATATTCCGGAAGATGGGAAACCCAAGGGCTTATGGTTTACGCTGAAAGAAGGCAGTCCACACAACCTGAAATTCTCCTTCCAAGTTACCAATAACATTGTATCCGGCCTCAAGTACACCAACACTGTGTGGAAAACTGGTGTCAAGGGTAAGTAAGCTATATCCATCCTAATTGTCCTTGAAAAATGAATCATGATGCACTCAAATTGTTCCGTTCACaaggattttaattttagttgaCAGCACAAAAGAGATGATTGGAACTTTCAGTCCTCAGCCAGAGCCTTACACACATTTGATGCCAGAAGAGACCACGCCTTCTGGCATATTTGCCAGAGGATCATATTCTGCAAGATCAAAGGTAAGCCCAGTTGAAGTAAATACATAATCTTACCAGGATTGCAGTGTTTAAGATTTCCGAATTTACATAATCTTTCTATAATTAACTGAATGAAGTAATATAGTTACCACTATAGAATCTCATTCTGTTCTATCTCCATCTCTGTCTCTGCAGTTTCTGGACGATGATAACAAGTGCTACTTGGAAATCAATTACACCTTCGACATTCGAAAGGAATGGGCTAAATAAACAGAGAATTTCCCAATGAGCGCCAGCATATCTTTTTCATTCGGCTTATGTTCTTGCACCACGATTAGCTTAAAATTTTTCCAGTTAATGAGTATCCAAACATTACTTACTTCCCTGGTTATGCCAAGTTTGTTAGTTAATTTTCATAACATTGGATTGCAAAGAAAGAGAGTCTGTTGAGGGGATTTTTTGTTTACTGCCTGTAATAAAAGGTGAGCTTAGATTTTGTTCTTGATTCACTGCATTTGTCTGAAGGAGTCCTCATTTCGTTGATTTCTTTAGCTGCTAagccaaagaaatatgataggctatttgaaaattattaaacagtTTAGTCAATTATGCTAATCATAATTGACAGCTTAAAGACAGCATAGTTTGCAATATTGGGTTGGTGACAAGTGCTTCAAATTCACACTCAAACATGAGTTGTTGAATTCAAGGAACCCTGATTGAAGATGCCCCACTTTCAAGTTTCAGATAGAGCTGAGCGTTGATTTTTCTAGTATGAACACAGAAGGGTACAAAACGTGCCCCTTTCAAATTGAAGGTGCATGAGATTTCAAAGATATACCCACAattgaaaagaacaaataGAATCATTAAATCAGCTTGATTTGGCCATCCTAGCTGCTTTCTGCACCTGACAACAACCCATCATCCTCCCACCTCTTCTCCACTCATCTCTTGTTATGAATGCTTGTCCGCATTCATGTTTTTGGACTTGGCCTTTGTATGCCCACTAGAATGGACATGGGTTAACTTTTGTTAAGAACAAAGGCAAAGAGAGCTTGATGCTTAATTTAGTTGAAATATGCAAATGGATCAAGGTTACTTCATTCAATTTGGCCAATATTTAGCATGATATGTGGGCAGTCTATTAACGCAAGACGATACATATTTATAGTGAGTTTGATGTAATTAGCCTATTATGGTGGCGTAATTTTATTACGGGCCTATTTAGTAGTAAGAAATTTAGGGAGAGAGACCCGATGGGTATATAATGCTTGATTAGCTACTTAACCCAACACTAATGTGGGATTAGGATCCAACAACAAAATCATTCATACAAAACTGCATGACATAGACCTATGCTAATGGATGGATCCACTTGTATCCTTTATAAAGtttaatttatataactttggttaattaatcaaatgaggATCATGTGCCAAAACACTACTCCTAGCCAACTAATTGGTTAGATTAATCAGAAAAATTGGCATCACACCTTCCCCACATAGAAGACAAATCCCACCTCTCTTGATTTTAATCAAAACACTAAACTTGATTTGACCGCAAATACCAATGACTTTCACATGCCATTTTTTTCAAGGTCTTCAGAATTAATTTACCAAAGTTTATAGAGGTCTacatttagaaaataaaaaatatccgTCTAGCtgtgaataaaataaaataaaatatataaaaaataattatttagttAAGAGTTGATTAATGCTCCACCCCAATGTtggaaaaattattataaGAATAGAGTAACGTTTagtttctcttgttcaatGATGCTGTCCTTAATTTACAGCATAATTAgtaataattttgaataattattcataataattataattatggataattaaaataaataacaattaGTTTTTGAATGGTTCTAGTTGGCATGTGATTCCCAAAATAAATGGGCATATAAAATTCTTAGTGTGGTGGGGTGTCTGTCTGTGTCGGCGTGAGTTAAACACGAAGAAACGGTGTCGTATGTCTCGAACGACGGGTCGCTAACATTAACGGCGGGCGTAGTTTCTCGTGAGCGAGTACGCATGTTTGCCGAATCATTGGGTACAGTTGGCACGGGGACAACCAGACAGCCAATGCCCGTTGGCCCAAATCTCATGGTGGGCCCCACTATGCCATTCTCAATTGTTCAATTCTCCCCACGATATTTtgatttccaattttccatatattttatttcatttttctttccttttgtgtaatgaaaaaaactaatcttcatatttttttgtcatCAAATAATTGCTGGTGGAGCTAAAGGGTCTAACAAAGTGATAAATGACATTAATTTGCATATCAACGACCTTATATTTGAACTTTCATAACACATTAATAATATGTATGAGAAAatccttttttcctttataaTATAACTATCACTTatatgtaataataataataataataataataactacGGTTGGAAGTTTCTGAGAATTATTTTCTCACCCATCAAACATAGCCCATTAgtttctaaaaacaaaaaacaaaaaaacacctAGCCCAACTTCCCATGAAAAGGTGAAGAAGTTACAAtctctttttcactttgaCCAAGTATCCTATCAACAAACCAAAAGTTTGAATCAAGTTCATTCAATGCACAAAAAGAGGCATATCATAACCATTAATCTAAGAAGATGGCCAAAAGGAATGAAAAAGGCATAACCGATCTTCTCAAGAGAAGAGAGGGCAAATGGATGCATTACCAAATACTTGGATGTCAATGGAAGTATAGGCAGTCCTTCTAGATGTTTTACTGTTTACTTTCCTTGGAGTTAGTTGATACAGTAAAAGTTGGTTGATACAGTAAAGTTAGCCACAAGAAGTGAACTTCAACTCCCAGcaaacaaaagaggaaaaaaaaaaaaaaaagcaaaaaaaacccaattacagaataatttttttgagagaCAATTACAGAATATATAGCAACAGTTTCAAACTAGCATGAGAAGATAATTTGATGAGAAAATGAGGGACAAAATCTTAATGATGAGGTAGAGTGAAAGTTAGAGTCTCCAACCCAATGCATTAAAAAACTGAATAGATGGAAGTGATTTAGAAAGCCCACCACCCTgcataatgatgcatacactcttttcttttgtaactGAAAAGTCATTCCAATAAAAGGATTTGTTTATTTCAAGAAGCATCCTCAGTTTGCAAACAGCCTTCTAGTACACCCACTTCCTTCTTTATATCTCTTCACCACCAGGCACCAGCTGGTTCCATCCCCACTGccattcttttgtttttatcttaCCAACAAGAACCCACCTTTACTTTATAAAGTCTCACCACATTTCAGTCTCTATTGCATTCTCAGTCTCAACCTCAACCACCAATTCTCTCTCTGAGTTCCTCTTTTGGTGAGAGGTCagtgtttttagttttagcaGTCTCTCTCTGCTCAGCCTGCACCTTCTTTTCATAAGGATTTTGTGTACAACTTTTGACTGCTTCTTTGAGCTTGTGAAAGTTTATTGCTTTACTTCATATTCCATGATATTAAGTGTAATTATATGCTATGTGAGACATTACTGAGCTGATCTAGATCTGATTTGTTGATGTACATTGTTTGACTGTGGActctctctcttgttcttCTAGAGATTTGTTGACTTGGGCTTACTCAGAAACCTCTAGTGAGGGTGAGAAGCTCAAGGTACACAAACATGTTATAGTGGAAAGGATGAATTGCTCACAGAAACTGCAATTTTGATATAGTTTTTTGCCATTTGTAATTTTATCTTCTGAGTTCAGAAACAGGGAATTGGGTCAAATTCTAAGTTATATATCAATCTGCATTTCTTACTTTTCGTGTTTCCTGTATTGCAGTGCCATGTACTTTCGCCCCTGTTCTTTTAGTGCAGTCCGTTAGATCTTTTATTAAACAGCATCTACCATTATAATGggtatttttcctttttttaaatttgttgatCAAGATCTGGGTTTTCTTGGAGAGGCTTATTGtgtttttgagattttcttgATCTTACAAAGATTTTGCTAACTGGGTTTTGTGGGAACATAGTTCTAGTGCACTGGGAAAGGTGAAAAGTTGGGATCTTGGAATTAATTGGAAAAACTTATACTCAGTACTCACTGACTGTGTGATTAACTGGCAATTTCTTTTGGTATTAGTGTTTAATTGGCATTTTACCATTGTGCATGTCTTGTCAAACTGAGATTTAGTTCATACTCGGAAATTTTTTTGCTTGCAGGAATTTGGAGAGTCTGTCACCATACAAAAAGTACTATTAAGTTTTTGGACAAAATGGAACTTCCTGTGGTTTTCATGCTACTGCTTCTATGTTCTTCAGCAGCTTATGCTCAAACTTCTAAATCTCCCATCTTAAGCCCTACTCCAGCCCCAGCACCTGCACCGGAACACGTGAACCTCACAGATTTACTCACTGTGGCTGGCCCATTCCACACCTTCCTTAACTACCTTGAGTCCACCAAAGTGCTTGAGACCTTTCAAGACCAAGCCAACAAGACTGAGGAAGGCATAACTATCTTTGTACCAACAGATAGTGCCTTCTCATCTCTTAAGAAGCCTTCTCTTTCCAATCTCACAGCTGACCAGCTCAAGTCACTCATCCTATTCCATGCCTTGCCGCATTACTATTCTTTATCTGACTTCAAAAACCTCAGCCAATCAAGCCCCATACCTACATTTGCTGGTGGACAATACACTTTGAACTTCACTGATGTTTCAGGCACCGTGCACCTTAGCTCAGGATGGACAGACACAAAAGTGAGCAGCAGTGTGCTTTCCACTGATCCGGTTGCAATTTACCAAGTTAACAGGGTTCTTCTTCCTGAGGCAATCTTTGGCACTGACATACCTCCAACCCCAGCTCCTGCACCGGCTCCCGAAACTGCACCAGCTGCAGATGCTCCAACAACTGATGGAACTAATGGCTCATCATCTCCAGGATCTTCACCAGGAAAATCCTCTTCTTACAGGATTATCAGCTGGGGTATTTGGGGTCACTTTGTTTTGGCAGTCTCAGCTGGGCTGGTCTTGTTCTTGTGAGACAGACTTCACCATTGAAATCCTTTTAAGTTATGTTAAAAGGGCTTATATTCacttattttgttcaattgcTTTGATTTTGAAACCATTTTTTGTGGACATATGTGGGTACTGAATCTTTACGTGTATGAGAATTTGAGTTCTGTTGTCTAAATGAGTAAATGGCAATTTGTTTGATCTATTTTTTATACAGCAAAATGTTTGTACTGTAATGTTGACTTAATTCTTGTGTTGCCTTCCCTTATACAAATATATGTGAAAATAAACTCTACTCATGCTAAGAAATTGCCTCCAAGTCTTTTGCTTTCCAGTTGGATCCCATATGGTGAGGAGCTCCTGGAAATTTAAAACCTTGCTGAAACTGCATATTTGAAGATTGTGAATTCTAATAAGCAACTCACTTCTAACTGCTTTAACAATTGCATATTtcgtaatattttttttcttttttgatagggaacttgcacaaagttcctACCTTTTCTGTTTATAGGTCCAACTTTCATATCTCCTCTTGTTTAGAAGTGTTAAATAATTATCGTAAACAATTGTTAAGATCAAGTCAGACTGAAAATCAACAAgctcatattttttttcatgacaATTGGTTGGGCCAATAGTGTTCAGTCATCCTCTCAATCATATTGCCTTAGCTAGATATCTATTGGAATATGTCAAGATCATAGAAAACTAGTTGTTTTCGACTATATCAAAACCGTATCATCATTGAGATCGAGCCTGAAGGTGAGTTGAGATGGAGATCCGAGATCTCAATCTCACATGTGACCTCCATTAAGTTTATAATTATCACATTTTTCTTACAGGTGATGGTCTAAATTATCATGTTTACCAAAAACTAGGTCTAAACTATTCTGAAGTACTCTACTTCACAAGAGGGGGGATCATGCTCAGGTGTAAGGATTTGGATACGCTATCCAAGCCAACTAATCTAACCCATATATGCAaa includes the following:
- the LOC117620987 gene encoding rho GDP-dissociation inhibitor 1 codes for the protein MGGGKKSDQETEKENQDDTDNEAVEGIGRQMSEASVSAAEEEEDEEGSNKIQLGPQCTLKEQIEKDKDDESLRRWKEQLLGAVDFESVGETLEPEVKFIQLSILSPDRPDIVLDIPEDGKPKGLWFTLKEGSPHNLKFSFQVTNNIVSGLKYTNTVWKTGVKVDSTKEMIGTFSPQPEPYTHLMPEETTPSGIFARGSYSARSKFLDDDNKCYLEINYTFDIRKEWAK
- the LOC117622688 gene encoding fasciclin-like arabinogalactan protein 7 isoform X1 — encoded protein: MGIWRVCHHTKSTIKFLDKMELPVVFMLLLLCSSAAYAQTSKSPILSPTPAPAPAPEHVNLTDLLTVAGPFHTFLNYLESTKVLETFQDQANKTEEGITIFVPTDSAFSSLKKPSLSNLTADQLKSLILFHALPHYYSLSDFKNLSQSSPIPTFAGGQYTLNFTDVSGTVHLSSGWTDTKVSSSVLSTDPVAIYQVNRVLLPEAIFGTDIPPTPAPAPAPETAPAADAPTTDGTNGSSSPGSSPGKSSSYRIISWGIWGHFVLAVSAGLVLFL
- the LOC117622688 gene encoding fasciclin-like arabinogalactan protein 7 isoform X2 is translated as MELPVVFMLLLLCSSAAYAQTSKSPILSPTPAPAPAPEHVNLTDLLTVAGPFHTFLNYLESTKVLETFQDQANKTEEGITIFVPTDSAFSSLKKPSLSNLTADQLKSLILFHALPHYYSLSDFKNLSQSSPIPTFAGGQYTLNFTDVSGTVHLSSGWTDTKVSSSVLSTDPVAIYQVNRVLLPEAIFGTDIPPTPAPAPAPETAPAADAPTTDGTNGSSSPGSSPGKSSSYRIISWGIWGHFVLAVSAGLVLFL